Proteins from one Pleuronectes platessa chromosome 16, fPlePla1.1, whole genome shotgun sequence genomic window:
- the LOC128458988 gene encoding meteorin-like protein, whose translation MFSFAIVLVHFLALQLRHCAADLCNWTGSGFAAGVDSRIVLQVRLRCTEGSVRWLYPGQALRVVLEPNLSSSLRTTVCIKPSPSFRGASVFVERAGELELLVADGERPQQVYCFRAEGSRRPALYLQASPQSDGNWSRRTMSFRYELLGNRSAAPSLGHSGPQASCRPCNDTELLMAICNSDFVIRGHIRNISHSSASQTSSVEVSAVRVYWQRSGVFERRVDPGSPRSASTWHGHIHALLQCHVKPGDGEFLFTGSEHFGEAWLGCAPRYKDFLSVYQTARAARRNSCDFPLD comes from the exons atgttttcttttgcGATAGTTTTGGTGCATTTCTTGGCTCTTCAGCTGCGACACTGTGCAGCTGATCTGTGCAACTGGACCGGGAG CGGTTTTGCAGCTGGCGTGGACTCCAGGATCGTGCTCCAGGTGCGGCTGCGGTGCACCGAGGGCTCGGTGAGGTGGCTGTACCCAGGCCAGGCTCTCCGGGTGGTGCTGGAGCCGAACCTGTCCTCCAGCCTGCGCACCACCGTCTGCATAAAACCGTCTCCCTCCTTCCGCGGGGCCAGTGTGTTCGTGGAACGCGCCggagagctggagctgctggtggcGGACGGAGAGAGGCCGCAGCAGGTCTACTGTTTCCGGGCTGAGGGATCGCGCAGGCCCGCTTTATACCTCCAGGCCAGCCCGCAGAGTGACGGAAACTGGAGCAGACGCACCATGAGCTTCAGATACGAGCTGCTGGGGAACAGGAGCGCGGCGCCCAGCCTGGGTCACAGCGGGCCACAGG CTTCTTGTCGACCCTGCAATGATACTGAACTCCTGATGGCCATCTGCAACAGTGACTTTG tgatCCGAGGCCACATCAGGAACATCTCCCACAGCTCTGCAAGTCAgacctcctcggtggaggtgTCAGCGGTGAGGGTGTACTGGCAGCGTAGTGGAGTGTTTGAGCGCCGTGTGGATCCGGGGTCACCTCGGTCCGCCTCAACGTGGCATGGACACATCCACGCACTCCTGCAGTGCCACGTGAAGCCTGGGGATGGAGAGTTTCTCTTCACAGGGTCAGAACACTTTGGGGAAGCGTGGTTAGGGTGTGCACCGCGATACAAAGACTTCCTGTCCGTCTACCAGACTGCCCGGGCGGCACGTCGCAATTCCTGTGACTTCCCTTTAGACTGA
- the arhgap17b gene encoding rho GTPase-activating protein 17b isoform X1, whose product MKKQFNRMKQLANQTVGRAEKTEVLSDDLLQIERRMELVRLVSHNTHKRLVSCLQGQLGTDTEKRHKKLPLTTLSQAMQEGGVQLGDESLIGKMMDVCGEAESRLATELMQHEVQLERDILDPLNQVAEVEIPNILKQRKQLAKLVLDYDSARTRWYQAAKSNNQAMAAKTDSLKDEMDEALNKVEICKDQLSADMYNFASKEGEYARYYVLLLQTQADYHKRSLAALEAAIPTIQIQQDSWMEKPAFGTALEEHLKRSNREIALPLEACVMMLLETGMKEEGLFRIAAGASKLKKLKAALDCSTSQLEEFYSDPHAVAGALKSYLRELPEPLMTFGLYDEWLQASNVSDSDKRLQALWVTCDHLPKTHKANLRYLVKFLAKLAQDSDVNKMSPSNIAIVLGPNLLWAKAEGTLAEMAAATSLHVVAIIEPIIQHADWFFPDEVDFNVSGMFALPTHPATPDPEPSLERKRPGSQVGQDGDSHTPRKDSTVNKPEPTARRSNAVNRKQPQPTSPTFQPPLPPLEAGGPAQPEPQTEAPSAAVEAEQPGLSGAGSAGVGGGGLAGGVQVAAVQPQVVTQLSAEESSPARELMSTPPPQRNGSVHLAVGSPYSQGGSRGPSPHLSRRGTKKQAPAPPKQASPFAFQPGSTQTPGSTHYPPITPRRHSSKDSPIHAPSHPPPQPPQPHQAHVESEPSPPSTPTPPGTPPHDGPVSNQLYSHHSLPRPSRPAPKPRPRPHMPPPPQPAASDDGNDLFSSASKVITDGGLVLKGIGRALIPEVIVDQQEDSSAGQEPASSPAPNADPSIESESTSL is encoded by the exons ATGAAGAAACAGTTCAATCGCATGAAGCAACTCGCCAACCAGACTGTGGGAAG GGCTGAGAAAACTGAGGTGCTGAGTGATGACCTCCTACAG ATCGAGAGGCGGATGGAGTTGGTGCGTCTGGTGTCGCACAACACGCACAAGAGGCTGGTGTCCTGTCTGCAGGGTCAACTCGGCACAGACACCGAGAAGAGACAT AAAAAGCTTCCCCTGACGACACTGTCACAGGCCATGCAGGAGGGAGGCGTTCAGCTGGGAGACGAGAGTCTGATTGG CAAGATGATGGACGTGTGCGGGGAGGCAGAGAGCAGGTTGGCCACTGAACTGATGCAGCATGAAGTGCAGCTCGAGAGAGACATCCTGGATCCGCTCAACCAGGTGGCAGAG GTGGAGATTCCCAACATActgaaacagaggaaacaacTAGCCAAGCTGGTTCTGGACTATGACTCGGCCAGGACAAG GTGGTACCAGGCAGCAAAGTCCAACAACCAGGCCATGGCAGCTAAAACCGATTCTCTAAAAGACGAGATGGACGAGGCTCTAAATAAAGTAGAAATATGcaag GACCAGCTCTCTGCTGACATGTACAACTTTGCTTCCAAAGAGGGAGAGTATGCACGCTACTACGTCCTG TTATTACAGACCCAGGCCGACTACCACAAGAGGTCTCTGGCAGCTCTGGAAGCAGCTATACCAACAATCCAAATACAGCAAG ACTCCTGGATGGAGAAGCCAGCGTTTGGTACGGCCCTGGAGGAGCACCTGAAGAGGAGCAACCGGGAGATCGCTCTGCCGCTTGAGGCCTGCGTCATGATGCTGCTGGAAACTGGCATGAAGGAGGAG GGACTCTTCAGAATAGCTGCCGGAGCTTCGAAGCTGAAGAAGCTCAAAGCAGCGTTAGACTGTTCCACTTCGCAGCTGGAGGAATTTTACTCTGATCCTCACGCTGTCGCAG GAGCTCTGAAGTCCTACCTCAGGGAACTTCCTGAACCTCTAATGACGTTTGGCCTGTACGACGAGTGGTTACAGGCCTCCAA tGTGTCGGACTCTGACAAGAGGCTTCAGGCCCTGTGGGTGACATGTGACCACTTGCCAAAGACTCACAAAGCCAACCTCAG GTATCTGGTGAAGTTTCTTGCCAAACTGGCTCAGGACAGCGACGTTAATAAAATGTCACCCAGCAACATTGCCATCGTCCTGGGACCCAATCTGCTCTGGGCGAAGGCAGAGGG GACGCTGGCAGAGATGGCAGCGGCTACATCTCTCCATGTCGTCGCCATCATTGAGCCCATTATCCAGCATGCTGATTGGTTCTTCCCTGATG AGGTGGACTTCAATGTGTCGGGCATGTTTGCCTTGCCCACCCACCCGGCCACCCCAGACCCCGAACCCAGCCTGGAAAGGAAACGCCCCGGCAGCCAAGTGGGGCAGGACGGGGACAGTCACACTCCCCGTAAAGACAG CACTGTTAACAAACCGGAGCCCACGGCACGTAGATCCAACGCTGTAAATAGAAAGCAGCCGCAGCCAACCTCACCCACCTTCCAACCCCCACTGCCCCCTCTGGAAGCCGGGGGTCCCGCCCAGCCTGAGCCCCAGACCGAGGCTCCGTCCGCGGCTGTAGAGGCTGAGCAGCCTGGCTTGAGTGGAGCTGGCAGTgctggtgttggtggtggtggtctggCTGGTGGGGTCCAGGTAGCTGCAGTGCAGCCGCAGGTTGTAACCCAGCTCAGCGCAGAGGAGAGCAG CCCGGCACGTGAACTCATGTCCACTCCCCCTCCTCAGAGGAATGGCTCAGTCCACCTTGCAGTAGGATCCCCCTACTCTCAGGGTGGGTCTAGGGGGCCGAGTCCACACTTGAGCCGCAGAG gaaCCAAGAAGCAGGCCCCAGCCCCGCCCAAACAGGCCAGCCCCTTCGCCTTCCAGCCCGGCAGCACCCAGACGCCCGGCTCCACTCATTACCCGCCCATCACACCCCGGCGCCACTCCAGCAAAGACAGCCCAATCCACGCCCCGAGCCACCCGCCCCCGCAGCCGCCGCAACCCCACCAGGCCCACGTGGAGTCAGAGCCCTCTCCGCCTAGCACTCCCACCCCGCCCGGCACTCCACCCCACGATGGGCCCGTCTCCAATCAGCTGTATTCCCACCACTCTCTCCCCCGCCCATCTAGGCCAGCTCCGAAGCCACGACCACGCCCCCACATGCCGCCGCCCCCACAACCTGCAGCCAGTGACGATGGAAATGACCTCTTCAGCTCCGCCTCCAAAGTCATAACAG ACGGCGGCCTTGTTCTTAAGGGGATTGGACGAGCCCTCATCCCTGAGGTGATTGTGGACCAACAGGAGGACAGCTCTGCAGGTCAAGAGCCCGCCTCCAGCCCAGCCCCAAACGCAGACCCTAGCATCGAGTCAGAGAGCACCTCTCTGTGA
- the arhgap17b gene encoding rho GTPase-activating protein 17b isoform X3, which yields MKKQFNRMKQLANQTVGRAEKTEVLSDDLLQIERRMELVRLVSHNTHKRLVSCLQGQLGTDTEKRHKKLPLTTLSQAMQEGGVQLGDESLIGKMMDVCGEAESRLATELMQHEVQLERDILDPLNQVAEVEIPNILKQRKQLAKLVLDYDSARTRWYQAAKSNNQAMAAKTDSLKDEMDEALNKVEICKDQLSADMYNFASKEGEYARYYVLLLQTQADYHKRSLAALEAAIPTIQIQQDSWMEKPAFGTALEEHLKRSNREIALPLEACVMMLLETGMKEEGLFRIAAGASKLKKLKAALDCSTSQLEEFYSDPHAVAGALKSYLRELPEPLMTFGLYDEWLQASNVSDSDKRLQALWVTCDHLPKTHKANLRYLVKFLAKLAQDSDVNKMSPSNIAIVLGPNLLWAKAEGTLAEMAAATSLHVVAIIEPIIQHADWFFPDEVDFNVSGMFALPTHPATPDPEPSLERKRPGSQVGQDGDSHTPRKDSPARELMSTPPPQRNGSVHLAVGSPYSQGGSRGPSPHLSRRGTKKQAPAPPKQASPFAFQPGSTQTPGSTHYPPITPRRHSSKDSPIHAPSHPPPQPPQPHQAHVESEPSPPSTPTPPGTPPHDGPVSNQLYSHHSLPRPSRPAPKPRPRPHMPPPPQPAASDDGNDLFSSASKVITDGGLVLKGIGRALIPEVIVDQQEDSSAGQEPASSPAPNADPSIESESTSL from the exons ATGAAGAAACAGTTCAATCGCATGAAGCAACTCGCCAACCAGACTGTGGGAAG GGCTGAGAAAACTGAGGTGCTGAGTGATGACCTCCTACAG ATCGAGAGGCGGATGGAGTTGGTGCGTCTGGTGTCGCACAACACGCACAAGAGGCTGGTGTCCTGTCTGCAGGGTCAACTCGGCACAGACACCGAGAAGAGACAT AAAAAGCTTCCCCTGACGACACTGTCACAGGCCATGCAGGAGGGAGGCGTTCAGCTGGGAGACGAGAGTCTGATTGG CAAGATGATGGACGTGTGCGGGGAGGCAGAGAGCAGGTTGGCCACTGAACTGATGCAGCATGAAGTGCAGCTCGAGAGAGACATCCTGGATCCGCTCAACCAGGTGGCAGAG GTGGAGATTCCCAACATActgaaacagaggaaacaacTAGCCAAGCTGGTTCTGGACTATGACTCGGCCAGGACAAG GTGGTACCAGGCAGCAAAGTCCAACAACCAGGCCATGGCAGCTAAAACCGATTCTCTAAAAGACGAGATGGACGAGGCTCTAAATAAAGTAGAAATATGcaag GACCAGCTCTCTGCTGACATGTACAACTTTGCTTCCAAAGAGGGAGAGTATGCACGCTACTACGTCCTG TTATTACAGACCCAGGCCGACTACCACAAGAGGTCTCTGGCAGCTCTGGAAGCAGCTATACCAACAATCCAAATACAGCAAG ACTCCTGGATGGAGAAGCCAGCGTTTGGTACGGCCCTGGAGGAGCACCTGAAGAGGAGCAACCGGGAGATCGCTCTGCCGCTTGAGGCCTGCGTCATGATGCTGCTGGAAACTGGCATGAAGGAGGAG GGACTCTTCAGAATAGCTGCCGGAGCTTCGAAGCTGAAGAAGCTCAAAGCAGCGTTAGACTGTTCCACTTCGCAGCTGGAGGAATTTTACTCTGATCCTCACGCTGTCGCAG GAGCTCTGAAGTCCTACCTCAGGGAACTTCCTGAACCTCTAATGACGTTTGGCCTGTACGACGAGTGGTTACAGGCCTCCAA tGTGTCGGACTCTGACAAGAGGCTTCAGGCCCTGTGGGTGACATGTGACCACTTGCCAAAGACTCACAAAGCCAACCTCAG GTATCTGGTGAAGTTTCTTGCCAAACTGGCTCAGGACAGCGACGTTAATAAAATGTCACCCAGCAACATTGCCATCGTCCTGGGACCCAATCTGCTCTGGGCGAAGGCAGAGGG GACGCTGGCAGAGATGGCAGCGGCTACATCTCTCCATGTCGTCGCCATCATTGAGCCCATTATCCAGCATGCTGATTGGTTCTTCCCTGATG AGGTGGACTTCAATGTGTCGGGCATGTTTGCCTTGCCCACCCACCCGGCCACCCCAGACCCCGAACCCAGCCTGGAAAGGAAACGCCCCGGCAGCCAAGTGGGGCAGGACGGGGACAGTCACACTCCCCGTAAAGACAG CCCGGCACGTGAACTCATGTCCACTCCCCCTCCTCAGAGGAATGGCTCAGTCCACCTTGCAGTAGGATCCCCCTACTCTCAGGGTGGGTCTAGGGGGCCGAGTCCACACTTGAGCCGCAGAG gaaCCAAGAAGCAGGCCCCAGCCCCGCCCAAACAGGCCAGCCCCTTCGCCTTCCAGCCCGGCAGCACCCAGACGCCCGGCTCCACTCATTACCCGCCCATCACACCCCGGCGCCACTCCAGCAAAGACAGCCCAATCCACGCCCCGAGCCACCCGCCCCCGCAGCCGCCGCAACCCCACCAGGCCCACGTGGAGTCAGAGCCCTCTCCGCCTAGCACTCCCACCCCGCCCGGCACTCCACCCCACGATGGGCCCGTCTCCAATCAGCTGTATTCCCACCACTCTCTCCCCCGCCCATCTAGGCCAGCTCCGAAGCCACGACCACGCCCCCACATGCCGCCGCCCCCACAACCTGCAGCCAGTGACGATGGAAATGACCTCTTCAGCTCCGCCTCCAAAGTCATAACAG ACGGCGGCCTTGTTCTTAAGGGGATTGGACGAGCCCTCATCCCTGAGGTGATTGTGGACCAACAGGAGGACAGCTCTGCAGGTCAAGAGCCCGCCTCCAGCCCAGCCCCAAACGCAGACCCTAGCATCGAGTCAGAGAGCACCTCTCTGTGA
- the cbx8a gene encoding chromobox protein homolog 8a has translation MELSAVGESVFAAESIIKRRIRRGRWEYLVKWKGWSQKHSTWEPEDNILDERLFAAFEERERERELFGPKKRGPKPETFLLKARAKEKTYEFRREAPRGIQVSYPTPEPVITPRAREGLRAVVPTIFPPSAVNRGESVHVRAPEPERRPRPTPPTALTLQEPDRLPKKRGRKPKLHLNYDKEDGSSSAEPDTKRSRFVEEPVSPGVSKVARRLHHHQGETSEHSLLQLTRRFQEKTTITPKSSGAQGHAGDAGLSYTCAFDPNERGHRTHCLSSMSVPLTLRHQVKEYMPTQPESTREPASTWTPRFTSLDTVTVTDVTLNLMTVTVRESSTDKGFFRAKR, from the exons ATGGAGCTCTCAGCTGTTGGTGAGAGCGTCTTCGCAGCCGAGTCCATCATTAAACGGCGAATCCGACGG GGTCGTTGGGAATATCTCGTGAAATGGAAGGGCTGGTCTCAGAA GCACAGCACATGGGAGCCGGAGGACAACATCCTGGATGAACGACTCTTCGCTGCCTTcgaggagag AGAGCGCGAACGGGAGCTGTTCGGCCCGAAGAAGCGCGGACCCAAACCCGAGACGTTTCTCCTGAAG GCCAGAGCCAAAGAAAAGACGTATGAATTTAGAAGAGAGGCTCCCAGAGGGATCCAGGTTTCCTATCCCACCCCGGAGCCTGTCATAACACCAAGGGCCCGGGAGGGTTTACGCGCCGTGGTTCCCACAATCTTCCCACCGAGCGCGGTcaacagaggagagagtgtCCACGTCCGAGCACCAGAGCCCGAGAGGAGGCCCAGGCCAACCCCACCGACTGCTCTGACACTCCAGGAGCCGGACCGACTCCCCAAAAAGAGAGGGCGCAAACCGAAGCTACATTTAAATTATGATAAAGAAGATGGAAGCAGCTCGGCAGAGCCGGACACCAAACGGAGCAGGTTTGTGGAGGAGCCTGTGTCGCCCGGCGTGTCCAAAGTGGCCAGACGGCTGCACCACCACCAGGGAGAGACGTCGGAGCACAGCCTCCTCCAGCTGACCAGGAGGTTCCAGGAGAAGACCACGATCACGCCCAAATCCAGCGGCGCACAGGGACACGCGGGGGACGCAGGCCTGTCCTACACCTGCGCGTTCGATCCGAACGAGAGGGGACACAGGACTCACTGTCTGAGCAGCATGTCTGTCCCTCTGACGCTGAGGCACCAGGTGAAGGAGTACATGCCCACTCAGCCCGAGTCCACCCGTGAACCTGCCTCGACGTGGACCCCCAGATTCACCAGCCTGGACACTGTGACCGTGACGGACGTCACACTGAACCTGATGACGGTCACCGTCAGAGAGAGCAGCACGGACAAAGGTTTCTTCAGAGCGAAAAGATGA
- the aqp8b gene encoding aquaporin-8b has product MAEEKVEMCEVETSLMTSESKPAPVRMPNRFERLLQPCVGELVGTMFFVFIGCVSVIENQETTGRLQPALVHGLAVAVLVTCMAEISGSHFNPTFTLAIYLCGGMEMNMVAPYVASQLVGGVLGAAMAKGMTSKEKYDKAHGAAFDLLQSDCQVGRAVFAEVAMTCLITMVLLLGAVNSKTRSPMVPFLVGCTVVFNILAGGDISGTCMNSARAFGPAIVNSYWTFHWVYWVGPIGGGLIAAVLVRLLLGDRKIRLFLK; this is encoded by the exons ATGgcagaggagaaggtggagatgTGTGAAGTTGAGACGTCTCTCATGACTTCGGAGTCCAAACCGGCTCCGGTCAGAATGCCCAACAGATTTGAGAGGTTATTGCAGCCGTGCGTGGGCGAACTGGTGGGGACCATGTTCTTCGTGTTCAtcggctgtgtgtctgtcattgAGAATCAGGAGACCACAGGGAGGCTGCAGCCGGCTCTGGTGCATGGTTTGGCTGTGGCCGTCCTGGTGACTTGCATGGCGGAAATCAG TGGTTCCCATTTCAACCCTACATTCACCCTGGCCATCTACCTGTGTGGAGGCATGGAGATGAACATGGTGGCCCCATACGTTGCATCTCAGCTGGTTGGAGGTGTGCTTGGAGCTGCTATGGCAAAG GGAATGACCAGCAAAGAGAAGTACGACAAGGCCCACGGGGCTGCGTTCGATCTGCTGCAGTCAGACTGTCAGGTAGGAAGagctgtgtttgcagaggtcgcCATGACCTGCCTGATCAccatggtgctgctgctgggggcgGTGAACTCCAAGACCAGGAGCCCCATGGTGCCCTTCCTGGTCGGCTGCACTGTCGTCTTCAACATCTTGGCTGG TGGAGATATATCTGGGACGTGTATGAACTCGGCCAGAGCCTTCGGTCCAGCCATAGTGAACAGCTACTGGACCTTTCACTGGGTCTACTGGGTGGGACCCATCGGAGGAGGTCTAATAGCAGCTGTTTTGGTCCG CCTCCTTCTTGGAGACCGGAAGATCCGACTCTTTTTGAAATGA
- the arhgap17b gene encoding rho GTPase-activating protein 17b isoform X2 → MKKQFNRMKQLANQTVGRAEKTEVLSDDLLQIERRMELVRLVSHNTHKRLVSCLQGQLGTDTEKRHKKLPLTTLSQAMQEGGVQLGDESLIGKMMDVCGEAESRLATELMQHEVQLERDILDPLNQVAEVEIPNILKQRKQLAKLVLDYDSARTRWYQAAKSNNQAMAAKTDSLKDEMDEALNKVEICKDQLSADMYNFASKEGEYARYYVLLLQTQADYHKRSLAALEAAIPTIQIQQDSWMEKPAFGTALEEHLKRSNREIALPLEACVMMLLETGMKEEGLFRIAAGASKLKKLKAALDCSTSQLEEFYSDPHAVAGALKSYLRELPEPLMTFGLYDEWLQASNVSDSDKRLQALWVTCDHLPKTHKANLRYLVKFLAKLAQDSDVNKMSPSNIAIVLGPNLLWAKAEGTLAEMAAATSLHVVAIIEPIIQHADWFFPDEVDFNVSGMFALPTHPATPDPEPSLERKRPGSQVGQDGDSHTPRKDSTVNKPEPTARRSNAVNRKQPQPTSPTFQPPLPPLEAGGPAQPEPQTEAPSAAVEAEQPGLSGAGSAGVGGGGLAGGVQVAAVQPQVVTQLSAEESSPARELMSTPPPQRNGSVHLAVGSPYSQGGSRGPSPHLSRRGTKKQAPAPPKQASPFAFQPGSTQTPGSTHYPPITPRRHSSKDSPIHAPSHPPPQPPQPHQAHVESEPSPPSTPTPPGTPPHDGPVSNQLYSHHSLPRPSRPAPKPRPRPHMPPPPQPAASDDGNDLFSSASKVITDV, encoded by the exons ATGAAGAAACAGTTCAATCGCATGAAGCAACTCGCCAACCAGACTGTGGGAAG GGCTGAGAAAACTGAGGTGCTGAGTGATGACCTCCTACAG ATCGAGAGGCGGATGGAGTTGGTGCGTCTGGTGTCGCACAACACGCACAAGAGGCTGGTGTCCTGTCTGCAGGGTCAACTCGGCACAGACACCGAGAAGAGACAT AAAAAGCTTCCCCTGACGACACTGTCACAGGCCATGCAGGAGGGAGGCGTTCAGCTGGGAGACGAGAGTCTGATTGG CAAGATGATGGACGTGTGCGGGGAGGCAGAGAGCAGGTTGGCCACTGAACTGATGCAGCATGAAGTGCAGCTCGAGAGAGACATCCTGGATCCGCTCAACCAGGTGGCAGAG GTGGAGATTCCCAACATActgaaacagaggaaacaacTAGCCAAGCTGGTTCTGGACTATGACTCGGCCAGGACAAG GTGGTACCAGGCAGCAAAGTCCAACAACCAGGCCATGGCAGCTAAAACCGATTCTCTAAAAGACGAGATGGACGAGGCTCTAAATAAAGTAGAAATATGcaag GACCAGCTCTCTGCTGACATGTACAACTTTGCTTCCAAAGAGGGAGAGTATGCACGCTACTACGTCCTG TTATTACAGACCCAGGCCGACTACCACAAGAGGTCTCTGGCAGCTCTGGAAGCAGCTATACCAACAATCCAAATACAGCAAG ACTCCTGGATGGAGAAGCCAGCGTTTGGTACGGCCCTGGAGGAGCACCTGAAGAGGAGCAACCGGGAGATCGCTCTGCCGCTTGAGGCCTGCGTCATGATGCTGCTGGAAACTGGCATGAAGGAGGAG GGACTCTTCAGAATAGCTGCCGGAGCTTCGAAGCTGAAGAAGCTCAAAGCAGCGTTAGACTGTTCCACTTCGCAGCTGGAGGAATTTTACTCTGATCCTCACGCTGTCGCAG GAGCTCTGAAGTCCTACCTCAGGGAACTTCCTGAACCTCTAATGACGTTTGGCCTGTACGACGAGTGGTTACAGGCCTCCAA tGTGTCGGACTCTGACAAGAGGCTTCAGGCCCTGTGGGTGACATGTGACCACTTGCCAAAGACTCACAAAGCCAACCTCAG GTATCTGGTGAAGTTTCTTGCCAAACTGGCTCAGGACAGCGACGTTAATAAAATGTCACCCAGCAACATTGCCATCGTCCTGGGACCCAATCTGCTCTGGGCGAAGGCAGAGGG GACGCTGGCAGAGATGGCAGCGGCTACATCTCTCCATGTCGTCGCCATCATTGAGCCCATTATCCAGCATGCTGATTGGTTCTTCCCTGATG AGGTGGACTTCAATGTGTCGGGCATGTTTGCCTTGCCCACCCACCCGGCCACCCCAGACCCCGAACCCAGCCTGGAAAGGAAACGCCCCGGCAGCCAAGTGGGGCAGGACGGGGACAGTCACACTCCCCGTAAAGACAG CACTGTTAACAAACCGGAGCCCACGGCACGTAGATCCAACGCTGTAAATAGAAAGCAGCCGCAGCCAACCTCACCCACCTTCCAACCCCCACTGCCCCCTCTGGAAGCCGGGGGTCCCGCCCAGCCTGAGCCCCAGACCGAGGCTCCGTCCGCGGCTGTAGAGGCTGAGCAGCCTGGCTTGAGTGGAGCTGGCAGTgctggtgttggtggtggtggtctggCTGGTGGGGTCCAGGTAGCTGCAGTGCAGCCGCAGGTTGTAACCCAGCTCAGCGCAGAGGAGAGCAG CCCGGCACGTGAACTCATGTCCACTCCCCCTCCTCAGAGGAATGGCTCAGTCCACCTTGCAGTAGGATCCCCCTACTCTCAGGGTGGGTCTAGGGGGCCGAGTCCACACTTGAGCCGCAGAG gaaCCAAGAAGCAGGCCCCAGCCCCGCCCAAACAGGCCAGCCCCTTCGCCTTCCAGCCCGGCAGCACCCAGACGCCCGGCTCCACTCATTACCCGCCCATCACACCCCGGCGCCACTCCAGCAAAGACAGCCCAATCCACGCCCCGAGCCACCCGCCCCCGCAGCCGCCGCAACCCCACCAGGCCCACGTGGAGTCAGAGCCCTCTCCGCCTAGCACTCCCACCCCGCCCGGCACTCCACCCCACGATGGGCCCGTCTCCAATCAGCTGTATTCCCACCACTCTCTCCCCCGCCCATCTAGGCCAGCTCCGAAGCCACGACCACGCCCCCACATGCCGCCGCCCCCACAACCTGCAGCCAGTGACGATGGAAATGACCTCTTCAGCTCCGCCTCCAAAGTCATAACAG ATGTCTGA